A single genomic interval of Homo sapiens chromosome 15, GRCh38.p14 Primary Assembly harbors:
- the ANXA2 gene encoding annexin A2 isoform X1 translates to MKGLGTDEDSLIEIICSRTNQELQEINRVYKEMYKTDLEKDIISDTSGDFRKLMVALAKGRRAEDGSVIDYELIDQDARDLYDAGVKRKGTDVPKWISIMTERSVPHLQKVFDRYKSYSPYDMLESIRKEVKGDLENAFLNLVQCIQNKPLYFADRLYDSMKGKGTRDKVLIRIMVSRSEVDMLKIRSEFKRKYGKSLYYYIQQDTKGDYQKALLYLCGGDD, encoded by the exons ATGAAG GGGCTGGGAACCGACGAGGACTCTCTCATTGAGATCATCTGCTCCAGAACCAACCAGGAGCTGCAGGAAATTAACAGAGTCTACAAGGAAA TGTACAAGACTGATCTGGAGAAGGACATTATTTCGGACACATCTGGTGACTTCCGCAAGCTGATGGTTGCCCTGGCAAAG GGTAGAAGAGCAGAGGATGGCTCTGTCATTGATTATGAACTGATTGACCAAGATGCTCGG GATCTCTATGACGCTGGAGTGAAGAGGAAAGGAACTGATGTTCCCAAGTGGATCAGCATCATGACCGAGCGGAGCGTGCCCCACCTCCAGAAAG TATTTGATAGGTACAAGAGTTACAGCCCTTATGACATGTTGGAAAGCATCAGGAAAGAGGTTAAAGGAGACCTGGAAAATGCTTTCCTGAACCTGG TTCAGTGCATTCAGAACAAGCCCCTGTATTTTGCTGATCGGCTGTATGACTCCATGAAG GGCAAGGGGACGCGAGATAAGGTCCTGATCAGAATCATGGTCTCCCGCAGTGAAGTGGACATGTTGAAAATTAGGTCTGAATTCAAGAGAAAGTACGGCAAGTCCCTGTACTATTATATCCAG